A window of Agrobacterium vitis genomic DNA:
GCCGGCGATATCGCAACGCGCGTCGTTGCCAACTATGTCAAAGAAGCTCGTGGCGTCGTGGCAACCCCCGATTTCCGCCCAGGCGCGGGCGGCACGATCGCGACGGATCAGGTTCGCCGCGCACCCGCTGATGGATCGGTTCTGTCGCTATATTCGGTTAGCCCCCTTCTTGTTGCCCCGCACCTTCAGAAGGTCCCGTACGATTCTTCACGCGATTTCACCTATATCGCAGGCTATGCCGGGATTTCGGTGCCCTGCTTCGTGCGCAGCGACAGCCCTTTCCAATCATGGGACGAGCTTCTCGATTATGCGCGCAAGGAACCGTCAAAGCTGCGGTGGGCAACTGCTGCACCACGGGGGCTCGCCCATATCGCAACCGATGCGGCATTCCGCACCGAGAAGGTGACAGCAACCTTCGTGCCGTTCCGCGGCGGTGCCGATGCGGTGACGGCCCTGTTGGGCGGCCATATTGACATGGTCGCCTCCTCGGATTTCGGGCCTCATCTGGCAGCTGGCACCGTCCGCCTGCTGGCGGAAACCAGTCCCAATCCGAATGCGGGACATCCCGCCATTGTCAGCTTTGCCGAGCGGGGCTATCCGGTTGCCATTCCGGCATCCTACGGTCTGTTTGGGCCCGCGGGCTTACCGAAAGACGTCATCGCATGGTGGGAGGATGCCATCGGCGAAATGATCGCGAGCCCGATGTATGCCGACTTCATCCGGGTCATCAACGGCTATCCGCTGTTCCAGAAGAGCGATGAATTTACACACATGGCCGCGCAAGCCTATACTCGCATCGGGCAACAGATCGATGAGATGGGGATCCGTCTATGAGTATAGCCCGCCTTGCTCCTTACACACTGACGGTCATTGGCCTTGGCGCGGCAGTGAACGCCGCCAATC
This region includes:
- a CDS encoding tripartite tricarboxylate transporter substrate binding protein, whose translation is MKRRRFLTAAAFLTTIAPGRSWSQKSGYPAANPDLIVGFAAGGAGDIATRVVANYVKEARGVVATPDFRPGAGGTIATDQVRRAPADGSVLSLYSVSPLLVAPHLQKVPYDSSRDFTYIAGYAGISVPCFVRSDSPFQSWDELLDYARKEPSKLRWATAAPRGLAHIATDAAFRTEKVTATFVPFRGGADAVTALLGGHIDMVASSDFGPHLAAGTVRLLAETSPNPNAGHPAIVSFAERGYPVAIPASYGLFGPAGLPKDVIAWWEDAIGEMIASPMYADFIRVINGYPLFQKSDEFTHMAAQAYTRIGQQIDEMGIRL